The DNA region GGACCGCGCGGGCGCGCTGCTGACGGGGCGGCCGTCCGCGCTCGCCTCGGCGCTCACCAAGGTCACCGGGCAGATGGCCAGGATTCCCACGCGTGACCTGCGCAAGGCCGAGCCGTTCAACGCCTTCTTCTTCGCGCCCGCCTTCTCCGGCGAGACCGTCGCGACGCTGTTCTCGTCGCATCCGCCGCTGGAGCGGCGCCTGGAGCAGCTCAGCCGCATCTCGGCGCAGCTCGGACAGCAGCAGTGAGGCGATCCGGCCCGGCCGCGGCCGTACACGCCGGGCACACCGAGCGGTTACGGCGGATGCGACGACCGCAGCGGACACGGCGAACACTGCGGGACACAGCGAACACCCCCGATACGGCGAGCACTTGACGTACTTCGAGCACAGCGAGCAGCACAAGGGACGTGAACTCCGTGGGCCTCCTCGACGCGCTTCTCGGGCGCAGCAAACCCGTACGACCCGACCTCGACCAGCTCTTCGCGCTTCCCGCCGCGGCCGTCACGCTCCAGGCGGGCGCGGACCTGGTGCCCACGGGGCTGGGGTCGGTGTGCTTCGCGAGCGTCGAGGGCGGCGCGTTCAAACAGTTGCAGCGCGACGTACGGCAGTTGCTGTCCGCGGGCGGTGAAGCCGGCGCGCCGGTGGAGTTCGGGCAGGACGAGTACGACTACACGTGGCTGGTCACCCGGCATCCTCCGCAGGAGACGGGGGACCTGGTCAACGACCTCCACGCCGTCAACACCCTCCTGGAGGAGAATGGCTTCGGGCCTCAACTGCTGTGCTCCCTGGTGGGTTTCCGCGCGGCGGAGGACGCGGCGGACGACGCGGGGGGAGCCGAGGACGGGGGGCCCGGGGCGCCGGGTGCGGCGGAGGGCGGTGCGCGCCGCCGCTCTCTCGCGCTCGTCTATCTCTACAAGCGCGGCACGTTCTACCCCTTCGCACCCCGGCCGGGTCGGGAAAAGCGTGACAGCGCACTGGAGTTGCAGATCAGGGGACTGCTGACGGACGACCTGCCGATCGAGCCGGACCTGGGCCGCTGGTTCCCGGTGTGGGGCGCTCCCGGGCTCTGACCGTGCGGCGGAGGCGTCGCGCACCCGCGGACCTCCGCTGAGGGGAGCCGCCTGGTCGGCCCCCGGCTCAGGGGCGGTCCCGTTCGCGTTCCCGCGCCACGATCTCGTCCAGGTCGTCGATGCGGCGCAGATTGCGAAGCTGCGGTGCGAGGCGCCAATTCCCCGTCAGGCGTTGCTCGTTGCGTGCGAGGAACCACCAGTATCCGGCCGTGTACGGACATGCGTCGTCGCCCGAGCGCGAGGTGGGCCGGTAGACGCAGTCGTGGCAGAAGTCGCTCATCCTGTTGATGTAGGAGCCGCCCGCCGCATACGGCTTCGTCGTGATCAGGCCGCCGTCCGCGTACTGCGACATGCCGATGACGTTGGTCGCCATCACCCAGTCGTAGCCGTCGACGAAGCAGCGGTGGAACCAGTCGCCGAGCGCCGCCGGATGCCAGCCGCGCTGAAGGCCGTAGTTGCCCAGCACCATCAGCCGCGGAATGT from Streptomyces marispadix includes:
- the pspAB gene encoding PspA-associated protein PspAB, encoding MGLLDALLGRSKPVRPDLDQLFALPAAAVTLQAGADLVPTGLGSVCFASVEGGAFKQLQRDVRQLLSAGGEAGAPVEFGQDEYDYTWLVTRHPPQETGDLVNDLHAVNTLLEENGFGPQLLCSLVGFRAAEDAADDAGGAEDGGPGAPGAAEGGARRRSLALVYLYKRGTFYPFAPRPGREKRDSALELQIRGLLTDDLPIEPDLGRWFPVWGAPGL